AGTGATAACGATCGCCCGCCTGGCAGGCGGTGACCACGCTGTACCAGCCATCGCCCTCGGCCAGCAGCTCGACGGGCGGTCGCTGCCCGATTTCCACGCTCACGCTGCGCGCATCCGGTGCCCAGAGGGCGAAGCGCGCCGACGTGGCGTCCAGCAACTGTGCGCCATGCCTGTGCATCGTGCGCTCCCTGTCTCAGTAGTGGGCCAAATGCGCCTGCTTGACCAGGTCCTCGTACAAACGGGCGTAGGGTTCCACTGCCTGGCACCAGTTGAACGGCTGGGTCATCGACAGGCAGCGCATGGCGTTGAGCAGGTGCTTCTTGCCGTACACATAGAAGGCGCGGCCCAGGGCTTCGCGGTAGCTGTCGACGGTGGAGTCGTCGAACAGGAAACCGGTCACGCCGTTCTCGATGGTGTCGGCCAGCCCGCCGGTGTTGCGTGCCACCGGCAGCGAGCCGAAGCGCTGGGCGTACATCTGGCTCAGGCCGCAGGGCTCGTAGCGCGAGGGCATCAGCAGGAAGTCGGAGCCGGCGAACATGCGCCGGGCGTCGGTTTCGTTGAAACCGATGCGCACGCCGATGCGGCCCGGGTGACGCAGGGCGAGTTCGCGCATGGCCTGTTCTTCTTCCGGCTCGCCCCGGCCAATGATCGCCAGCTGGCCGCCTTGCTCGACGATGTAGTCGGCCACGCCCAGGGTCAGGTCCAGCCCTTTCTGGTAGACCAGTCGCGACACCACCGCGAACAGCGGCCCCTCGGACGGTTCCAGCGCGAACAGCTCGCGCACCTGCTGGGCGTTGCGCGCCTTGCCGGCCCAGTCGTTGATGCTGAAGTTGTGGTGCAGGTGCTGGTCGGTGGCCGAGTCCCAGCTCTCGTCGATGCCGTTGGGGATGCCGCCGAGCAGGCCTTGCTGGGCCTTGCTGGCGAGGAAACCGTCCAGCCCGCAGCCGAACTCGGGCGTGGTGATCTCGCGGGCGTAGGTGGCGCTGACCGTGGTGATGTGGCTGGAGTAGGCCAGCCCCGCCTTGAGGAACGACAGCTTGCCGTAGAACTCCATGCCTTCCTGCTGCATGGCGTGGTCTGGGATCGCCAGTTCCGGGCTGCAGCCGCGGCTGTACACGCCTTGGTAGGCGAGGTTGTGGATGGTGAACAGGGTCGGCGTGCTCAGCCCGCGCCAGTGCATGTAGGCCGGGGCCAGGCCGGCCGGCCAGTCATGGGCGTGCACCAGGTCCGGGCGCCAGTGGGCCATGCCTTCGCCGGCGGCGATTTCGGCCGCGGCCAGGCCCAGGCGGGCGAAGCGGATATGGTTGTCCGGCCAGTCGCGGCCATTGTTGGCGCCGTAGGGGGTGCCGTCGCGCTGGTACAGCTCGGGGCAGATCAGCACGTAGATCACCAGGCCGTCGGCCAGGTCCATGCGCCCGATCTTGCACGGTGGCAGCGCGGCATGGCCGCCCAGTTCACCGACGATATGGATGGGGTTGTCGCTTTCGACCACCTGGCGGTAGCCGGGGATCAGTACGCGCACGTCATGCAGGTGCGCCAGGGCCCGGGGCAGGGCCGCGGACACGTCGCCCAGGCCGCCGGTCTTGACCAGGTCGGCAATCTCCGAGGTGACGAACAGGATCTTGCGCTTGTTCGGGTTGTGCTGGCGCTGGGCGCCGGGTGCCTTGGCTGTCGTGGCGAAATCCGGGGTGAGCGGTTCGCGGTTGTCCGGGTTGAATGCGTCTACGTGAGGTTCGACAGCGGCACTGATCATACTTCTCTCCGTCCCATGTGCATTTCAGGTGCGTGGCGTTGGCTCGTTCTGGTTCTCTCTGGTGTTGGTCACTGCATCTTCGTAGTGCGATCCTTGCCCCAAAGCTGTGCGCGCAGGCGCGGCACGTGCGGCATTCCGGCCGAAAGGCGCGTGGACTGGCTGGGGTGGGTTGGCCTGGCGTGAGGAAGTCCCTTTGCGTTGGCCTACTTAGTTCCTGACCTGCCCGTATTTCGGAAAGTTCGACTTTTTTACGTCACTTTTTCCGAGCAATTCGCGGGCCGAAACTGGAGTGTAGGAGACGAACGGGCATTAAAGTGACCCGCTGGTCATTTTTATTGCGGTGTTTTTTTGCGCAAACGTTGGCGAGATGTCACGGCAGGTGACCGATGGCGCGGAGGGCGAAAGGGAGGAGGGGCCGCGATGCGGCCCCGGGGTGTCTCAGGTCACGACCTGGTAGCACGGCACATAGGCCGCGCCGCCTGGCAGCTTCATCCGGTGCTGGTCGACGAACGCCTGCAGCAGGCGCCCCAGCGGGTCGAGGATCGCCGCGTCGCCGCGGATCTGGTAGGGGCCGTGTTCTTCGATCAGGCGGATGCCCTTGTCCTTGACGTTGCCGGCGACGATGCCAGAGAACGCCCGGCGCAGGTTGGCCGCCAGCTCGTGGGGCGGCAGGTCGCGGCGCAGGGCCAGCGCGGCCATGTTCTCGTGGGTTGGGTCGAATGGATGCTGGAAGCCTTCGGCAATCTTCAGCAGCCAGTTGAAGTGGAAGGCATCGTTGCGCTCGCGGCGGAACTGCTTGACCTCCTTGAGCCCCTCGACCATCTGCCGGGCCACTTCGGCCGGGTCGTCGATGATGATCTGGTAGTGGCGCTGGGCGGCTTCGCCCAGGGTGGCGCCGACGAAGGCGTGCAGTTGCTGCAGGAACGGTTCG
This genomic stretch from Pseudomonas entomophila L48 harbors:
- the glgA gene encoding glycogen synthase GlgA, whose product is MISAAVEPHVDAFNPDNREPLTPDFATTAKAPGAQRQHNPNKRKILFVTSEIADLVKTGGLGDVSAALPRALAHLHDVRVLIPGYRQVVESDNPIHIVGELGGHAALPPCKIGRMDLADGLVIYVLICPELYQRDGTPYGANNGRDWPDNHIRFARLGLAAAEIAAGEGMAHWRPDLVHAHDWPAGLAPAYMHWRGLSTPTLFTIHNLAYQGVYSRGCSPELAIPDHAMQQEGMEFYGKLSFLKAGLAYSSHITTVSATYAREITTPEFGCGLDGFLASKAQQGLLGGIPNGIDESWDSATDQHLHHNFSINDWAGKARNAQQVRELFALEPSEGPLFAVVSRLVYQKGLDLTLGVADYIVEQGGQLAIIGRGEPEEEQAMRELALRHPGRIGVRIGFNETDARRMFAGSDFLLMPSRYEPCGLSQMYAQRFGSLPVARNTGGLADTIENGVTGFLFDDSTVDSYREALGRAFYVYGKKHLLNAMRCLSMTQPFNWCQAVEPYARLYEDLVKQAHLAHY